The following proteins are co-located in the Pseudanabaena sp. BC1403 genome:
- a CDS encoding tetratricopeptide repeat protein: MRYRIWLLAILASVSVGASPVRAQALLPHTTRINFGNLEEQALNLAREAAQLAQFEQYELALPRARLAAQLAPKAFQTQGILGSIYLRKERYAEAIASLTLAHQLKKDEPTILFSLGAAYLRNKNYPEAISNLKQGLTLEPKAATAMFDLGNAYFLTKRYDEAVTIYNDVLVIDTKFWAATNNIGLVEYERGNVDQAIAKWQSSLKQAEKVEFLAAEPTLALASAFYRKGDRDKAIQLGVEAMKIDPRYGKIPYLVENLWGDRLIADVKIVLSQPQVKQILDESDLSTRQVPKVRRN, from the coding sequence GTGCGTTATCGAATTTGGTTGCTGGCAATACTTGCATCAGTTAGCGTTGGAGCCTCTCCAGTACGCGCTCAAGCTCTTCTGCCCCATACAACAAGGATTAATTTTGGTAATTTAGAAGAGCAAGCGCTCAATTTGGCAAGGGAAGCTGCACAACTTGCTCAATTTGAGCAGTACGAATTAGCTTTACCTCGTGCTCGTCTAGCTGCACAACTAGCACCTAAAGCTTTTCAAACTCAAGGTATTCTCGGCAGTATTTATCTCCGTAAAGAGCGATATGCCGAAGCGATCGCCTCTTTAACTTTGGCTCATCAACTCAAAAAAGACGAGCCAACGATCTTATTTAGTTTGGGGGCAGCCTATCTCCGTAATAAAAATTATCCTGAAGCAATTAGTAATCTCAAACAGGGCTTAACCCTTGAGCCAAAAGCTGCTACGGCAATGTTTGATCTTGGTAACGCTTACTTTTTGACTAAACGTTACGACGAAGCAGTTACGATCTATAACGATGTTCTAGTTATTGACACCAAATTTTGGGCAGCGACCAATAACATCGGTCTAGTTGAGTATGAGCGCGGCAATGTCGATCAGGCGATCGCAAAATGGCAAAGCTCTCTCAAGCAAGCTGAAAAAGTCGAATTTCTCGCCGCTGAGCCAACCCTCGCTCTTGCTAGTGCCTTTTATCGCAAAGGCGATCGCGATAAAGCAATTCAGCTAGGCGTTGAAGCGATGAAAATCGATCCTCGCTATGGCAAAATCCCCTATCTAGTGGAAAATCTCTGGGGCGATCGCTTAATTGCTGATGTGAAAATAGTCTTGTCGCAACCTCAAGTCAAGCAAATTTTAGATGAGAGTGACCTCTCTACACGTCAAGTTCCTAAAGTTCGTCGCAATTAA